The following are from one region of the Cataglyphis hispanica isolate Lineage 1 chromosome 16, ULB_Chis1_1.0, whole genome shotgun sequence genome:
- the LOC126855693 gene encoding uncharacterized protein LOC126855693, with protein MISVPKTKSLVIAKKPIRCKLAVNDEIIEQVLSFKYLGVEIFSNQDRKKEVQGQIDKAARISGCLKEIIWRNKHMKREAKVKIYKTCVRPIMTYAAEIRADIRKTKSMVRTTEMRTLRAIAGYTLRDRVPNVAIRETCGVQDIIRCVRQRRRGWNEHVSRMGEERMARIARDGKLSFRRPPGRPPKRWMDSWTSGSQVAK; from the coding sequence ATGATCTCAGTGCCGAAGACCAAATCCCTCGTCATCGCAAAGAAACCCATCAGGTGTAAGCTGGCCGTAAACGATGAAATCATAGAACAGGTCTTGTCGTTCAAATATCTGGGGGTAGAAATATTCTCTAATCAGGACAGAAAGAAGGAGGTCCAGGGCCAGATCGACAAGGCGGCAAGAATATCTGGGTGCCTAAAAGAAATCATTTGGCGGAACAAACACATGAAGAGGGAAGCCAAAGTAAAGATCTATAAAACCTGCGTCCGACCAATTATGACGTATGCTGCGGAGATCAGAGCAGACATCAGAAAAACCAAAAGCATGGTCCGCACGACAGAGATGCGGACTCTCCGAGCCATTGCGGGGTACACACTCAGGGACAGAGTACCCAACGTGGCGATCAGGGAAACCTGCGGCGTCCAAGATATTATCCGATGTGTAAGGCAGAGGAGACGAGGATGGAATGAACATGTATCCAGGATGGGGGAGGAAAGGATGGCGAGAATAGCGAGAGATGGAAAACTGAGCTTCAGAAGACCTCCAGGAAGACCCCCAAAAAGATGGATGGACAGTTGGACATCTGGATCACAGGTGGCGAAATGA